A portion of the Cellulophaga algicola DSM 14237 genome contains these proteins:
- a CDS encoding response regulator — translation MIEYVEKACVIDDDPISVFGLKKVLRKTNLCKDIIVYQNGFEAITSLKELLEIKKNLPPIIFLDLNMPIMDGWDFLEDFIKIPETDRENVKIYIISSSVDPRDLLKAKSYSEVNNFFVKPITTTDIQKVIDEISQ, via the coding sequence ATGATAGAATACGTAGAGAAAGCCTGTGTGATAGATGACGACCCGATTTCTGTATTTGGTTTAAAAAAGGTCTTACGAAAAACAAATTTATGTAAAGACATCATCGTGTACCAAAACGGTTTTGAAGCTATTACTAGTCTAAAAGAATTACTGGAGATAAAAAAAAATCTACCTCCAATTATCTTTCTAGATTTAAATATGCCAATTATGGATGGATGGGATTTTTTAGAAGATTTTATAAAAATACCAGAAACTGATAGAGAAAATGTGAAAATTTACATCATCAGTTCTTCTGTTGATCCTAGAGATTTATTAAAAGCAAAAAGCTATAGCGAAGTAAATAATTTCTTCGTAAAACCAATTACAACGACAGATATCCAGAAGGTTATTGATGAAATATCACAATAA